From the genome of Candidatus Beckwithbacteria bacterium:
AGTAGAACAAGTAGAGGGTTTACGTCGCGCTAGCCTTCATTAAGTGGCTTGTTACCACACAGAAACCAGACTTCTTAGAGCCCGTAATGGGCTTTTTTTCTTTTTTAACCTCTCTTAAATTTTGTTAATTTGACAATTTACATTAAATGTTATATATTTCTAACAAATAGTTATAAATAATTAACTTTAAAACTGTTAGTTCGGGTTTGAAAAGAATTTATTTTATAAGATTTCTCGACAAGCTCGAAATGACATAAGTTATGATTGCTAAAACACAATGGTTTCAACGCCGTAAATATGGTGGTTGGGGAGTGAGCCCTAAAACCTGGCAGGCTTGGGTTTATATGGCTGCAGTAACTGTGCCTTTTGTTGTATTTCAGTCTCTACCAGTTTGGTCGGATCAAATCCGCCTAATTGGGACTATTCTCTGGTTGTTATTCCTACTGATTGACCTGATTCCAGTTATGATTAAAGTTTCTGCCAGTGATGAGCGAGAAAACAAGATTGAAGCTTTAGCAGAACGTAATGCAGCTTGGATAATGATGGGAGCTTTAATTATTGGGATTTTATATCAATTGATTGTAAGTAGTTTGCAACAAGCTCCTCAGGTAGATTGGTTTTTAGTAATAGCTTTGACAGCTGGGGTTTTAGCTAAGTCAATTTCTAATCTGGTTTTAAAAGATAAAAATTTATAAAAAGGAGAGTGTATGGAGAAAATAATTACGAAAAAAGCATATCTTACTCGAATAGCTATTGGAACAATTTTCCTTTTTCTCGGCCTTGTGTTGCGTTTTTTTACTGGTTTAAATGAAACAAGTGCTCTAACGATTTGTAATATTGGGTTTATCTTAATCTTAATTTCAACTATCTCTTGGGTTAAAAATAAAGGGAAAATAATTAAAGATGAACGAAGTCTTAAAATCAGCCGTCAAGGTTTGACCTATTCTTGGACTATTACCTACATACTGCTTGCTATTTTATTTTGGATTGATGAACTGAATCTGGCTCAATTTACTATTAATCAAATTTTAGGAATTTTACTATCTGCTATGAGCCTGACTGGAGTTGGTTTCCAAATTTGGCTCAATCGTAAAGGAGATGTCGAATAATATGAAAACCCGGATTAAAGAATTTCGAGCTAAATACAATCTGACTCAAGAAGCCTTAGCTGAAGCCGTGGGAGTGCGGCGGGAAACCATAGTTTTTTTAGAGCAAGGTAAGTACAATCCATCACTCAAATTGGCACATGAAGTAGCGGAAGCTCTTAAAACTTCAATTGACGAATTGTTTGAGTTTGAAGAGTAAAAAAATAAAACTCATCTTGTCTTCATAAATTGCTTGTACACTTTGTAAATTGCAATTATCCCTTGTTATATAAATCTCAAAAAGTAGTACAATTATCTTTTCGGCTCAAAATTATGAAAAACAGTAAAGCTCTTATTTTTCTATCTGTTGTTATGCTGGTCAACTCGATCAGCTACGGGACAATTATTCCACTTTTGTATCCATTTGCTGAGCGTTTTGGAGTAGGGCCGCTGCAACTGTCCTGGCTGATTACCTCATTTTCTTTGGCTCAGTTTTTAGCAACTCCAATTATTGGCCGGCTATCTGACCGCTATGGTCGCAAACCATTGCTACTCATTAGCTTGCTGGGAAGTAGTTTGTCTTTGGTTTTATTTGCTATGTCAGAAAATATCACCATGCTATTTTTATCCAGGATCTTAGATGGGGTAACAGGTGGCAACTATTCAGTTGCTCAAGCTGTGATTGCTGATAGCACCCAAGAAGGTAAAGAACGGACCAAAGCTTATGGAATTTTAGGAGCCTCGTTTGGGGTGGGATTTTTATTAGGGCCAGCTATTGGCGGTTTTATGAGCAAAATCAGTTTATCGGCCCCGTTTTGGTTTGCAGCTGGACTAGCCTTGCTTGGAGTTTTACTAGGCCTAGCCTTTTTGACCGAAACCAATACTAATCAGGGTAAAGCCAGCCGTGAGCCACTTTTCAATTTTAAAGCTATGATCAAAACCTTATCTGCTCCGGTTATTGGTACTGTTTTGCTGGTTAGCTTTTTGGCAACTATTGCTCAAAACAGTTGGGTGATTGGTTTTCAATCGTTTACTGTGGATGAGCTAAAACTTGATACTACCACTATTGGCCTGATTTTTAGCCTGATTGGCCTAACTAGCATTATTGTCCAAGGAGTTGGAATTAGAGTTTTGCTAGATAAGGTGAGTAATAAAAAACTGATCCTCCAAGTTTCATTACTATTATGCACCATTGTTATGGGTCTTTTGGGTCTGACTCATAGTTTGATTCCTTTTTTAATTGTGATTGTTTTTTATTCTATAGTGAGTGCGCCCTTGCTGGCAGTCACTAGCTCACTGCTTTCTGAAGGTACTAGAGCAGAGGATCAGGGTGGGATTATGGGGATCAACCAGTCGTATTCATCTTTAGGACAAATCATTGGACCACTCCTGGCTGGGGTGATTGCTGAACGTTCAATTAATGCGGTTTTTCTGCTGTCTGGATTGATGATCGGTCTTGCCTTGCTGGCTTCACAAAAACTGGGAGAAAAAGCGGCTAAACCGGTGAATTTGTAAATTATGTTTTAAGACAAACTTGCTTCTTAATTTGTTTTACTACAATAATGGTGGTTTTTTGCGAAAAATAAAAAATACATGTTAAAGTAATTATATGGTAGCTGAAACCGCATTTACTTTACCTGCTTTTCAAACAGCAACTAGTGCTGGCCACTCGCCAGAAACAGCTATGTTGCATAGGCAAGTGTCTAATTTATGCGATGCAGTTTTAGCTGGTTTGAATAATTTACCTCTACATAGAGGAGTAGACAAACTGAGTCAGAATATTGAACTATGCAGAGCTTTAATGAATCCTCCAAAAGAAAAAAATATTAGCAGTTTACCTACCAAGCAAAGAATAGCTGAGGAAAGGAGAACAAAAAAATATACTCAAGCAAGAGTAACTTTACAAAGACAAGGACTTAATCCAGAAGAGATAAGTCATAATGAATTGCTTATTATTGTGGAGCTTTCAGAAGCTATTACTTCTACATACCGTTTATGTGAAGCAGTTGATCCGAAATTAGAAAGAGAAGGTGGACGACAAGAAATTAGCACAGAAAATTTAGGAGCAAAAGCTAATATTGAATTTGCTGATTTTTTCATCAAAATACACCAACAATTTGACCTTGGCCAAGATGAATTGGAAGGATTATTTGTTAATATTTTTAAAAACTATGATCTTAAAAAAGCTTATCAAGGTCGAGCTATGGAGAATTTTCCTATAGGAATATTGGCTGCTTTACGAGCCTATTTGTACTTGTATGAGCAAAAAAAAGGACAAGGCACTTTTAAATTGCCAACAGTAGAACAAGATACTCTACACGCAGTTGATCTTATTTGGGAAGATGAAGAAGGTAAGATTGAATGTTATGAAATCAAATCAAATCCTGTAACTGATGAAGTGGAACTATTTAATATTACAGCACCTGAAGGAGCCGGAAAATTCCAAGCATTGTTGCATAAGTTTCGAAATCCTCAAGCTATAAAAAGCAGAAAAAGCGCTTTAGAAAGGATTCAAAACTATATTAGCCAGCTAGTTCGTGAAGGTAGGCAAGCCGAGGGATTTGCTTTGATGGTGCCTGTTTAAAGTTTAATATTAGGTAGCTTTTGCTACAATACTCTTCATATGTCACTATCTGTCGGAATTGTCGGATTACCAAATGTAGGTAAGTCCACACTCTTTAACGCCTTACTTAAAAAGCAGCAGGCTTTGGCAGCCAATTATCCCTTTGCCACCATTGAGCCCAATGTGGGCATTGTTGAGGTTAAGGATGAGCGGGTTGATAGCCTGGCTCAAACTGTGGAAACCCAGCTTAAACTAACTCCCAATAGCGTCCCGCGGCGCTATGCCACGATTGAATTTGTAGATATTGCCGGACTGGTGGCAGGAGCTTCTCAGGGTGAAGGTTTGGGTAACAAGTTTTTGGCCAATATCAGAGAAGCAGATCTTATTTGCCATGTGCTGCGGGCATTTACCGATAGTGATGTGGTAATTACCGGCAAGCTGGATCCGATTGAAGATCTGCAAACGGTCAGGACAGAGCTCATATTGAAAGATATGGAAACGGTCAAAAGAGCTCAGGAAAGTAAGAGCAGAAGCCAGGAGGAAAAGAAGCAAAAAGAGCAGGTTTTAAAAAAAGTAGAAGAAATATTAAATAAAGGAGAGATGTTAAATACTACTAGCTTTAATG
Proteins encoded in this window:
- a CDS encoding MFS transporter; protein product: MKNSKALIFLSVVMLVNSISYGTIIPLLYPFAERFGVGPLQLSWLITSFSLAQFLATPIIGRLSDRYGRKPLLLISLLGSSLSLVLFAMSENITMLFLSRILDGVTGGNYSVAQAVIADSTQEGKERTKAYGILGASFGVGFLLGPAIGGFMSKISLSAPFWFAAGLALLGVLLGLAFLTETNTNQGKASREPLFNFKAMIKTLSAPVIGTVLLVSFLATIAQNSWVIGFQSFTVDELKLDTTTIGLIFSLIGLTSIIVQGVGIRVLLDKVSNKKLILQVSLLLCTIVMGLLGLTHSLIPFLIVIVFYSIVSAPLLAVTSSLLSEGTRAEDQGGIMGINQSYSSLGQIIGPLLAGVIAERSINAVFLLSGLMIGLALLASQKLGEKAAKPVNL
- a CDS encoding helix-turn-helix transcriptional regulator; amino-acid sequence: MKTRIKEFRAKYNLTQEALAEAVGVRRETIVFLEQGKYNPSLKLAHEVAEALKTSIDELFEFEE
- the ychF gene encoding redox-regulated ATPase YchF yields the protein MSLSVGIVGLPNVGKSTLFNALLKKQQALAANYPFATIEPNVGIVEVKDERVDSLAQTVETQLKLTPNSVPRRYATIEFVDIAGLVAGASQGEGLGNKFLANIREADLICHVLRAFTDSDVVITGKLDPIEDLQTVRTELILKDMETVKRAQESKSRSQEEKKQKEQVLKKVEEILNKGEMLNTTSFNDEEIELIKPLCLLTIKPEIFAINLAEADLKKPEKKDPTKYGLPADRTVFISAKLEAELAQLSETEQKEYLAELSLEQSGIEQMARLSYRVLDLISFLTAGEIEARAWTITKGTSAVGASAVIHTDFAKKFIKAHVVPWQNFVELGGWKTCREQGKVRQEGRDYIVVDGDVIEFAIGK